ATGAACGGAACCGGATTATTGGTAGAAGACATGGACAAATACAAAGATATTGTGGGTAGAGTACTTGTTCAGCCAACCGACTGGATGCATGTGGGTGGTAGTTTTCGTTTTGGGAAATCGGTTAACGAAGACCCAACAGTTGATGCCGACGAAAGAACCCGTTTAGGTGCCGAATTTGAGATAGAAAGATATGGATTTTTGGTGCAGGGCGAATACATCTGGGCCGAAGACAAAGGTTCGTACCTTGTTGGTGGTGGTTGTGGTAGCGATCCTGAAGTTGTTCAGGGAAGTGTTCAACGCGAAGGTTTATCAATTATGGCGTTGTACAATACTCCATGGAATTTACAACCAGTAATAAAATACGAAAATTTCAACAGCGATATTAGCCTGGGCAACAACAACATGGAACATGTTACCACAATTGGCTTCAACTATTTCTTTAATGAATGGACTCGCCTTCAGGTAAACTACGAATACAAAGCCGAATGGTATGGTGAAATAGACAACGATATGCTGATGGTTCAGTTACAAGTAAGATTCTAATTTTTAATTTAATTTGATATGAAACTAAATAAATTTTTCCTTTTTGGCCTGGTGATGTTGCTAGCCTCGGCCCTTTCGGCTCAGGATTTAATTTCTGCCCTCGACCTTGCAAAAATTTCAAAAAACGATGATGTAATTATTATATGTGCTACCTCCGAAGACGGTTACAAGGTTCACATTAGCGGAGCGGTAAATATTCCTCACACTTCGTTGTGTAACAACGAACCCATTCGAACTGTAATTAAACCGGATTCGGAAATGGCGAAGATTCTTGGAGAGAATGGTGTTTCAACCGATAAAACCATTATTGTTTACGACGAAGGTTCGGGCAAATATGCAGGCCGCATGTATTGGATATTGAAATACTTAGGCGCACCCAATGTAAAAATGCTGGATGGAAATATAAAAGGATGGAAAGCCAAACGTAAACCAATCACAGGTGCTCCTGCAAAAGTTACACCTACAACATTTACAGCAAAAGCCGATGCTGCGCAATTGGCAAAAATGGATGAAGTTAAAAAAGCCGTAGGTAACTCATCGTATGTGATTGTTGATGCACGTACTCCGGAAGAATACGCCGGCACTGCTGATTCGGAAACCTTAAAACGCAAAGGCCATGTACCCAGTGCTGTAAACGTAAATTACGAAACAGTAATGGACAGCAAAGGCGAGTTAAAAAGCAATGAAGAACTTACTTCGATGTTTGAGGCAAAGGGAATTACAAAAGATAAAACAGCAATTGTATACTGCGAAACCAGCGTTCGCGCAGGTGTTGTATACCTTTCTTTAAAAGGTCTTGGATATCC
The sequence above is a segment of the uncultured Draconibacterium sp. genome. Coding sequences within it:
- a CDS encoding porin; the encoded protein is MLRKIIFILIATGFWGINAQAQGCAEPASEDGVNVFGFLQAQYDYGFTEGDNTSTFGFNRSRIGVMGNIPYDFSYYVLLETSPFKKDGPKAYLLDAFITYGRYSFAKVSLGSFKSPFGQELSTPCHALHTINRSKVVNELTAPDRDMGLMLLGGSDTTLLRYAVAVMNGTGLLVEDMDKYKDIVGRVLVQPTDWMHVGGSFRFGKSVNEDPTVDADERTRLGAEFEIERYGFLVQGEYIWAEDKGSYLVGGGCGSDPEVVQGSVQREGLSIMALYNTPWNLQPVIKYENFNSDISLGNNNMEHVTTIGFNYFFNEWTRLQVNYEYKAEWYGEIDNDMLMVQLQVRF
- a CDS encoding sulfurtransferase, with the protein product MKLNKFFLFGLVMLLASALSAQDLISALDLAKISKNDDVIIICATSEDGYKVHISGAVNIPHTSLCNNEPIRTVIKPDSEMAKILGENGVSTDKTIIVYDEGSGKYAGRMYWILKYLGAPNVKMLDGNIKGWKAKRKPITGAPAKVTPTTFTAKADAAQLAKMDEVKKAVGNSSYVIVDARTPEEYAGTADSETLKRKGHVPSAVNVNYETVMDSKGELKSNEELTSMFEAKGITKDKTAIVYCETSVRAGVVYLSLKGLGYPNVKVYDGAYLEWQTTEANKVE